cattattattattacagcttttataaaatttaaaatcttgaTAGCTAATGTTTGTTTATGTTATGATCTATATTAGGTTTAGTATTGTATCAAGGAGTGCTAATGGTCCTCCTTGTGGAACAAGAATTGTAGCAGGAAGAATTGTAAAAGAAAGCTATGGTGCTGCTAAACAACAACATACATTTACAGTGAGCTacattttttaatctttttttttttaactcctAATTAATTGTAAagtttatgtttgtataaatgTTAGGTTGAGGTTTTATGGAGCAAAGGGGTGAAACCACTTCCTCCACTTCATCCTTTACTCATCAAAGGGAGAAATCTTTATAGGTTAAAGACAATGAGACAGGTTTGTATTTGCTTTTctcaaacatttatttatttatttatttataagggCTGaaagttattattatttaatCGTAGAGATGGGAAGATGAAAGTGAAAGGCAGAAAATTTTGTCTGAAAAACATGCGAGAGGTAATGCAGCAAGAACTAATAGGGAAACACGAATTCAAGAAAAGGAAAAGAAGAAAGCATTAAGGGAAAACAAGTCATCAAAAGGGAACATTCAGAATTCAAGGAATTCCATAAATTTGCATAATAAATCTATTCAACATGAAGCTAAAATTTTGTGTGTGGGATTGATTGATAATAATAATCACCATGGAGGATCATATAAAGAAAATGTCAACTGTAATACTTTAAGGAATCCGGTTAGAAGGGATTGTAATATGGAGTTTTATCATCATCATCCTTTAAGACAATTTGAAAGGCGTGAGTATGATGATATGAGAGAAAGTATGGGCCCACAAAGCTATATTTTTCAAGGAGGTGGCAACAATGGATATAAACCAATGGGCCACAATCAAGTACAAAGGGGGCAGTTTTGCAAATATCAAGAGAAGAGGGGGCAGTTTTGCAAATACTATGCACAAGGAAGGTGCACATATGGAACTAATTGCAAATTTCTGCATTgaacatgcaaatatcaattgcAAATTTTATAATAAATCTATTATTATGCATCTGGCTATGATGCTGTTTTTTTTAGATGGCATTTTAACATTCAAGGGTTGTGTTTGTGACGTTTTGAGTGTTCCATTCCATGTCCTACAACGGGgattaatgattttttttgtcACTTATTATAGGAACGTGTGAGTTTAATTAAAAACGTTGAAGTAACCAAGTAGCTCTcaagataaaaaaatatatatatatggtaaaccGTTACATTTGAGCAGCCCATCAGGCGGACAATATTTTAGATGTACCAAAGTTTGATGAACCCGACTTTCAGTAGGAAAGCATGTCTAAAAATTCGAATAATGAACGGATCCTTATATTTTATAGCCATTTGGTTCAAACATAATATAACAATGTCTCGTGACAACCTTTCCATAAAACTTAAGTGTAAGGAAAAAACTGAAAATTGAAAAACGATTCCTAAACTCAACAAATGACACATCTTATTGCTAATCTATGTTGAtcacaaaaatgaaaaataaagtattttatgAGCTTCCGCGGATTATATCACAGTCATCGGATCTTGGTTGTCTCTATTTTATTTTCAACAAAAGTTTATAAATTATAGGGATAATAACTTAAGAGGGAACGGACTTTTAATTTTGTTCACGTAGTTACCGAATTTTTTTCATGCTTGATTTACCTTTGAATTATTTAAAATTGTTCATATACCCTTATGACTGATTATATAACccatcataagggtaaaatgtgaataatttcaaataatttaggggtaaatcaaacaaaaaaaagtttaatgactaaatgtgaataaAATTGAAAGTTTGTTACTCTTTTAAGTCATTCTCCTGTAAATGGTTCTAAATGTTATTAAGAAAGCGCACAAGTTGAATATGAAGGTCACAAAAGTGAGGATGTAATCACATAGAAATTGAAGAAACAAATATTATGGTGGTTTCAGACATATACTTAGGAGATATGTAACGGTTTTCACTCCAGATGGTCAGGGGCGGAACACGAACATTATCACCGGAGGGGCCGAAACCAAAATACTAAGAAAAAGTCACAAAACAATATAAAAACGTTTAATTTGTTTCGAAgttattataaacttataatagcTACTATTACCATATAACAGCTACTATTACCATATAACAAGGTTAACcattaatataataaatatagcAAAATAACTTTTAAACAAACATAGTTATTCAAAATACTTATTTGTAAGTTTTTGACTCTATAAGATTTTTAACAAAGTTATCTATATAAGATTTTTAACAAAAACGGACAGGAAGGTCATATATAGTATATGATTGGTATTTTGActtataattatatattaaaaacatttGTTCTATAAAATTTTATGGTATTCTTTTGTTTAGTTAAATAACAATTTAAAATTAAAGCATTCTCCCTTTTTACAGCGTTGTAGTACTTTGACAGCTAATAACCTGATGTGTCATTTAATTTTTATCATATCTAAGTTCTATTAATCTAGTAATAGAAAGAGGGAGAAAAAAAGAATAATGAGAAAAAGAGAAAGAATTTACAGATCTAGCGGGGATGACAGACGAAGAACTCACAGCCAAGGAGATTGCTGGTCGGAGTTGCAGATCGGCGAACAACGATTAGGAGAGATAAAAAGCGCATCGACGATGGAGGTCATTGGTCGGTGTTCCAATTCATTGAACGGCAGAGAGAAGAGGCCAAGAGAGCGGAAAGGTCACCGAAGACGGAGAGAAGAAAGGGATCGGTTGGCACTCCGGAAGCAGCCACCATATTTTCTGATGAAAAGTGTGATGGACGTGTACACATCTTAGCGggggggtttttttttttttgcttccaAACAATAAGTTTTACATTTGAATACTTTTTGGTTTTCTTATAGAGCTTTTGTTTCCTTAATCAACCTTAATCCTAATTTTTCTAGGATTTGTTTGAGTTTTCAGTAATTTTTGGAGCTTTGGTTAACTACTTATTTATTTTCCTTACCTATCATTCCAATATCTAACGAGATAATGATATAAaattgattttcaagcttttttgAAGTTAATtactaaataatataaaataaatagttttcttgaGTTGCATATAAAAAGATGTATCATGAATTTGGAGAGGCCGAGTAGTTATGAAAAAATAAACTTGCATCTATACACATATATTTTAGGTATAAGAACATCAAAAAATCAGGTGGGCCATGGTCCTCATTACGTTCCGCCCCTGCAAATGGTGGAGACGGTCGTTGCAAATCATGCGAGGAAGAGAGAACATATGATAAAGGAGCATGAAGATAATGCAGTGTTACATTTAAATGAGGTTTTTCTATTTACAAGGACACGAGCTTTGATTAGTCTAGGTGCTAGTTGTCTTTACATTGTTTGTGTATTTTGCCTAGTTTTCACTATTTTTTTACTTCCAACTTGTTTTGTCGATACTTTTCTTCCTAGTTGTTACTTGTATCTCACCATGCTccttttgattttatatttttcgtTTTATTCCTCGTATATGTAATATGTGTCTTTTTGCCTTTCTGAAACTCTACTGATTATTTCTTCTTTGTGGGTTGACGTTTCACTACAACATGGTTATGTGATACACATTTCTATTCTATAATACTCTTTACAAGCACAACACAAAATAAATCATAGTGACTGAAAGCAAGATTATtaaggattatatatatatatatatatatatatatatatatatatattgtaaggcCCTTGATGGAAGGATCTATACCAATCATCAATCAAACAATTGAAATAACAAGAAGATGAGTAGAAGAATGATTAAAATTGAGCTTGCATACGATTAGATCTGGAAATCGTCTAATACAACTCAATGGATCGAAAACACAGTTAACCCCCTGACAAATGATGTCTGACAACCTATTTATACCACATACATTTGACCGAAAACACAAAACATACCAAAAGACTCCTAACAACACTTACAAATGCCCTAACTCATCTATACATGAAATGCCCAGCCCAAACCATATACTAtgacctttcaatctcccccttggtttgcgGCTAGCATGAGTTATTCCTTATCTACTAGCATCACATCGGTCCCCTCCATCGATCCACTCCACATTCCCTTTTGAATAATTTCTGCCACCGTCGAAGTGAACACCTTTGCAGCATGCTCAAAAATCTCCTTAGCGGCTTTAATTGGAAACAGAGACAAGTGATGGATATCCCACTTTCCAAACTGAAGAAGGTCATTTTTGTCATAGGGACGAATACTGTCATTTGGAAGTTTGATGATAGCGGTAGCTGTTAATTCAGCATAAATCCAGTAGATTATTTTTTCAAGTGACCTATCTCTGAAGTTTTGCAGCACAGGAACTTGCCTCACTTGGTTAGTGGGAGGCCACATCACAGTTCTGAAAGGTTTGTCTGTCTTTGGATTGATAACTTGTGGGTATAGCTTGATGATAGAATTTGCAGTCTTCATAGTAGGAAAGCCCTTCTTTGTCTGATTTTCCAGAAACAAcctgaattgagttgcttgaggATTGCCTGACGGATTCGCAAACGGAGCGTTAACAAGTTCAGTGAGATCAACTCTTGTCCAAGATTCGAAATCATGAACATTCTTGTAGTATTCAACATTATTACTCTTCCTTCTTACTACCCACATGTTCAAACGGTCGTGGAATCCCCATGATCTGATTCCAGAACGGTCACCATAACAGTGAACAAATTTCTTCTTTTCAAGGTCAGTACGAGTGATTTTTGGTTCACCTGGAGGCGAGTTGTCATCTGAACTTTTCTTGAACATGATTTGTGATTTCTTGGAGGATTCTTTCAGCTTTTCTTTCTTGATGGCTATTATATGTGGAGCTTGGACAGGTTCTGTGGGAAATTTATCATAGATCATAGTTTTCTTGGATGAGGAGGAATCACCAGGATGGGTTCCAGATGGAGGGTCGACTGAAAGGATTTCCACTGAGGACCTGAATTTGTCACCAAGTTCCTCTGTCAGTTTTTGTTTCATGTCAAAGTAGCATGCTGACAAAGCTCCAAGGTGAGTTTCAAGAGATGAAAGTTTCTCAGTTTTCAGTGACTTGTTTGCCTCAAGATCATCGATACGACTAGTGAGTTGCGCATTGGTGGCCTCAAGATCAGCAATTCGGGACGAATGTTGACTGATCACAAGGTCCTTCTTGATAAGCTTTTGGTTCAACACGCCAATCTCTTTTCTCAGCTCAGGCACGGAGGAATCATCATCTCCAGACAAACATTCCTCAAAAGATATACCTTTTCCGCGAGAGGAATGAGTTGGACTCAAGTTCTGGGCCAGATGCATAGCTAGCCTCTCAGAGGCAGCATCATGATCTGACCTTGAAGGGGATGATCCCTGGACAGCAGACGAACCACCAGCTTCATGGATTGAGCTGGGACCTTCTTGAGTGGGTACAAATGAGGATGGGGCAAAAGTTGTAGATGGAGGAGTCACGGTAGTTTGAGTCAGGTCAGGAAAAAGTACTCCCATCCTTGGATCATTTATGCGTCTCTTCAAAGGAGGCTGATAGGTCAGAGTTGTCTGGGAATCACTTAAAATGGGCTCGAATGTCGGAACAACAttgtcaaggggaggaatccctgatgaTGTGTCCATAGGAATTGATGAATCAACCATCTGAATGGTAGACGGAGGCACAGTCTCTTGAGCATCATCTTCCTCTCTTATCTCCGGTGTTTGATTAGCACCGTCATGGATACAGTCAAACAAGTCATCAAGGTCTTCGTTTGACAAAAGATTTTCATTCACACTACAATTCACAGCAACATCATCTCTGTCATAACCAGATAAGTCAAGATCCTCATAATCATCATCTTCTCTTCCTTCACTGAAATCATTTTGAACTGCCACATTCTCAAGATCATGCTCTTCAGCAACAATTGTAGACGGAGCAACATCTTCAGTCTCATGGTCTGAAACGGTGATGACATCATCATTTAAGTTTGCATGATCTGACGATGCTTGATCTGTAGACTCCTGTTCTGGGGACCCATTAGATTCTGACGAGTCGGCCAGTTCCATAAACTTTCCAAATTTTACAAGTGGATACTTTCCCTGAAACATGATGTTCCCTTTTCGATTTTGCTTGATAAGACTTATAGTGTTGGGACCAAATTCTTTCATGTCTAGTATCTCTCCTGTCTTGACCAACTCAGGGTACTGCTTGTTGATAAAGATTTGAATGAATCTTTGATATAGTAGAAATTGATCTTTTGATTTTGTGTTGGCATTTGTAACCATTTCCTCCAAAATGAATCTTGAAAAATTAAAGTCAATCTCCACAGCCAGAGCAACAATTTCCTGAGTATTTCTTGAAGATGTCTCATCTAAGCCACCCTTCCTTCCAGAAATGCAGTTAACAAACACGTGAGCTAGAAACCTCCAGTAAGGAGGTAACAACTTTTTCAAAGTGGGTGGGAAGTCACCTTCATATCCCATTTTCTCAAGATACGATTCAACTTGTTCCAAATTGATATCAGTTGGGTAAGTTACTTGATCATCAATCATTAAAACATCCCTAATAAATTGCTCAGTGATAACAACTTTACACTCTTTGACAATAGCTTCAATGATCACTGAGCCATCTTCTTCTTTCTTGACATTTGCAGATCTCCAGAACTCATTGATTAGGTTTAGATAGATGATTGGGTTCCAGGTGAGTGCAGTGAAGATGCAGCATTCCCTTAATCCAAACATCATTGACTTGAATTCATTGTGTGCCACTAGGGGATCATCTAGGAGAATTTACACGTTATGACTTTCAGCAACCTTGAGACTTGCCATTTCTACCAGCATAAACCTAGCCAAGTGAGAAAAACTTTTGATTTTTAACAATTAAAATAGTTTTctcaaataaatcaatttaattgGCCATTTGATTAACAAAAATTAGGTTTTTGGTTAACAGATTCAAGACCGAAAGCTCCAAGACCGAAAGCTGATGGTCTTGAAGCCGTTGGAGTTTTGAGCCGTTGGACCGAATACGGCTCGACCGAAAGCCGGTTAGCCGATGGACCGAAAGCTCAGGACCGAGAACTATTTGACCGAAAGCCTGCCGACAGTTCCTTTTTAACGATTATGCCTCGATTTTGTGGTCGATTCACTGCGATAATGGTGTATTCATGGTCGAAAACATCATACCTGTGAAGATTTTGGATCAATTtcaaggaattagcacaaaacaTTTTCGAGGGTAGAGAGAGAAACGAGAGGTTTTCGGGCCGGGAGAAGAACAGTGAAGGGAAAGAGGAGTTCGGTTGATCTATTCTCTTAAATACCTGATCCAAACCTGGATCCATAACCCGGTGGGCTGCATCCATTTAAAAGTTATAAAGCCCAATAcccaaaacaaatttttttttaaaacaaaactttattaaaaaaaaattaaaattaaaattaaaaaaatatttttctaagatttaccaatcctaaacaaaataaaaataataaaaaaataataaataaaattaaaaattaaaaataaaactaaaatttgaaatttaacctAAATTATACCTCTAACTAAAATTGATAACCTTTTGAGatgtgggatcaaagttgttggacaatcaTTTTCCATTTGTCAGTACCTCTCCTTTCATGAATAGAtttggtcgatcgccggtattgtggtccacttaagcacgaaaatTGTGATACATTTTGGACATGCTATAAGTGACTAGACAAGTTGATCCTATGTTCCTAGATAAAActtcctaaggacca
The genomic region above belongs to Lactuca sativa cultivar Salinas chromosome 4, Lsat_Salinas_v11, whole genome shotgun sequence and contains:
- the LOC111883562 gene encoding zinc finger CCCH domain-containing protein 62 — protein: MIPEIYVEDVDSQPEMCDSDDSQDDPSFDILEETQSRLSNLSIKNKSKSRIPVKVVDDVDCIEIVEPVLDANDQKTYEIVQKTIEVGQVEKLKVEQCKLYLRKHGLRLTGKKDILIDRIKEHISIMNGEGEHKYPASSFVMNCKGDACTGDIVMFEQNVYEMFSIVSRSANGPPCGTRIVAGRIVKESYGAAKQQHTFTVEVLWSKGVKPLPPLHPLLIKGRNLYRLKTMRQRWEDESERQKILSEKHARGNAARTNRETRIQEKEKKKALRENKSSKGNIQNSRNSINLHNKSIQHEAKILCVGLIDNNNHHGGSYKENVNCNTLRNPVRRDCNMEFYHHHPLRQFERREYDDMRESMGPQSYIFQGGGNNGYKPMGHNQVQRGQFCKYQEKRGQFCKYYAQGRCTYGTNCKFLH